In Candidatus Sulfurimonas marisnigri, a single genomic region encodes these proteins:
- the recR gene encoding recombination mediator RecR, with protein MRGSLNKFNKLVDALQELPTIGKKSATRLAYHMLIKDSFVGMKIAHAIEEGLGCLKKCSSCGGMSEDDLCFICCDESRDNSLLCIVENAKDILLLEENALFDGRYFVLESLEELDMSSLVEMANSGIKEVVFALTPSIANDAVILYIEDKLSSFNINYSKIAQGVPTGVSLENIDLLSLTRALEDRVRV; from the coding sequence ATGAGAGGTTCGTTAAATAAATTTAATAAACTTGTAGATGCACTTCAAGAACTTCCAACTATAGGAAAAAAATCAGCAACAAGATTAGCTTATCATATGTTAATAAAAGATAGTTTTGTTGGTATGAAGATTGCACATGCTATCGAAGAAGGACTTGGCTGTTTGAAAAAGTGTAGTTCATGTGGTGGTATGAGCGAAGATGATTTATGTTTTATCTGTTGTGATGAGAGCAGAGATAACTCTTTGCTTTGTATAGTTGAAAATGCTAAGGATATACTTCTTTTGGAAGAAAATGCTCTTTTTGATGGGAGATACTTTGTGCTGGAGTCTTTGGAAGAACTAGATATGTCAAGCTTGGTTGAAATGGCTAACAGTGGCATAAAAGAGGTGGTTTTTGCACTCACTCCGTCAATAGCAAATGACGCCGTTATATTATATATAGAAGATAAATTGAGTTCTTTTAACATTAACTATTCAAAAATTGCTCAGGGTGTTCCAACAGGTGTTAGTCTGGAAAATATAGATTTACTCTCTTTAACGAGAGCATTAGAAGATAGGGTGAGGGTATAG